The DNA segment AAGATCACCATGGCTTGCACCGAGTGCAAGGAGCGGAACTACATCACCAAGAAGAACCGCCGGAACGACCCCGACCGTCTCGACCTGGCGAAGTTCTGCCCGCGCTGCGGCAAGAAGACCACGCACCGCGAGACCCGCTGACCCTCTCGTCCCGACCGGGGAGCCGCACCGCCGTGACCGTCACCGTCGACGAGTCCTTCGCGGGGCGCGTCTACCCCTCCACCGGGGCGACCCTGGTGACCGCCGACGCGGTCCGGGCCTTCGCCCGGGCCGTGCGGGCGGCCCACCCCAGCCACCACGACTCGGGCGCGGCCCGTGCGGCCGGCCACGCCGACGTGGTCGCGCCCCCGACGTTCGCCGTCACCCTCGCCCAGGCCGCCGAGCAGCAGTTCGTCGCCGACCCGGCCGCCGGGATCGACTTCTCCCGCGTCGTGCACGGCGAGGAGCAGTTCACCCACCACCGCCCGATCGTCGCCGGTGACGAGGTGGCCGCCGAGCTGCACGTCGACCGCGTCCGCGTCGTGCGCGGCAACGCCATGGTCACCACGCGCGTCGAGCTGACCCTCGCCGACGGCACCCCGCTGACGACGGTCGTCTCGATGCTCGTCGTCCGCGCCCCCGACCCCGCGCCCGCCCCGGAGGAGACCTCGTGAGCGAGGAGCTGAGCGCCGAGGTCGGCACCGAGCTGCCGACCGCCCGCTACGAGCTGTCCCGCGAAGACCTGCGCTCCTACGCCGAGGCCTCGGGCGACCGCAACCCGATCCACCTCGACGAGGCCACCGCGCGCTCGGTCGGGCTGCCCGACGTCATCGCCCACGGGATGCTGACGATGGGCCTGGCGGGCACCGTGGTCGCCGACTGGGTCGGCGACCCCGCGCGCGTGCTGTCCTACGGCACGAAGTTCACCGCGCCCGTCGTCGTCCCCGCCGACGCACCGGCCGTCGTCGAGGTGGCGGGGACGGTCGTCGCGCTCGACGAGGCCGCCGGCACCGCCGAGGTCGACCTCGTCGTCACCAGCGCCGGCGCGAAGGTCCTGACGCGAGCCCGCGCGGTCGTCGCGCTCCGGTGACCACCCCGCCCGTCCCCGCCACCGCGGCGCTGCGGGCGCGGACGGCCGTGTACGCGGCGTTCGTCCTCAACGGCGCCTTCACGTCGGCCTGGGTGTCCCGCATCCCCTCCGTCCGCGACACCCTGGACCTGTCCAACGCCCGGATGAGCCTGCTGCTGCTGGCGCTCTCCCTGGGGTCGGTCACCGCCATGCCGCTGGCCGGGGCCGTCGTCCTGCGCATCGGCCCGGCCCGCACGGTC comes from the Kineococcus mangrovi genome and includes:
- the rpmG gene encoding 50S ribosomal protein L33, which gives rise to MAKTTDVRPKITMACTECKERNYITKKNRRNDPDRLDLAKFCPRCGKKTTHRETR
- a CDS encoding FAS1-like dehydratase domain-containing protein, producing MTVTVDESFAGRVYPSTGATLVTADAVRAFARAVRAAHPSHHDSGAARAAGHADVVAPPTFAVTLAQAAEQQFVADPAAGIDFSRVVHGEEQFTHHRPIVAGDEVAAELHVDRVRVVRGNAMVTTRVELTLADGTPLTTVVSMLVVRAPDPAPAPEETS
- a CDS encoding MaoC/PaaZ C-terminal domain-containing protein, translated to MSEELSAEVGTELPTARYELSREDLRSYAEASGDRNPIHLDEATARSVGLPDVIAHGMLTMGLAGTVVADWVGDPARVLSYGTKFTAPVVVPADAPAVVEVAGTVVALDEAAGTAEVDLVVTSAGAKVLTRARAVVALR